The nucleotide sequence CTATTGCTCTTGACGCCCCGTCCGTGAGGAAGGAGGGTCAATGTGGCTGCTCCGGGCTGTTGCTGCTCCCGGCCAGGAAGACAAACTTGTCTTAGTGCCAGCAATGATTTCTTGTGTAATTGGGTGATTGTTTTCTGATATTTTCATGATTTTAGAAAAAAATGCTAAACATGGCTTAGCGCCGCTATAGCTTCCTTAGCTGCCTGAAGAAGGCGACGCTAAACACcttagcccgctatttaaaacattgggtCAAACCCACGGAGACAGCTTAGACAGAGATCACCTGAGTGGATCCACTTCCTATGATCTCGAGTGCTTCAGCCGGTACATGCATGCCACAGACATTCCggccaacttcaggttggcgactaggaTCAGCAAGTTCATCGGTGAATCAAAGTCAGAAACTTGGTTGGAAGATTACCGAGTGAccgtccagattggtggcggcaaccacaatgtggctatgaagcatttgcctTTGATGCTCGAAGGGTTCACAAGAGCCTAGCTCAACCAGCTACCTCCTGGCAGCATTTACTATGACCTGGCCCGAGTGTTCGTGAAAAGCTTTGAAGGCACGTACAAACAGTCGGGTGGACTGGCAGAGCTGCAACACTGCGTGCAGAGGAACAACGAGACTCTCCGAGAGTACATCCAGCGATGGGCCACTTTGCACAACACAATGGAGAATGTTAGTGAGCACCAAGCAATCTGTGCTTTCAAGACAGGTATCAAGTACCGGGAGCTCATCCTGAAGTTTGACCGAACGAACACTCCAGCTCTGAGCCGAGTGATGGAGATAGCCAGTCGGTATACAAATGGCAAAGAAGACTAAATGAGAAGCGGCAAGGGGAAGGCTGGAGAGCCCAATTAGCTTGGTAACAACTTCAGTCGAAAgcagaagcgtaaggccgacgcGACCGGCAATGTCGAAGCAGCGGCCCTGGCTGGATAGGGGAAAGGCATGGGTCTATCGAAGCAAAAGAAGGAATGGGCTTCCAAGAAGAAGAAACACTCAGAGAGTGACATACTTGATCAGCCCTGTCAAgttcacacaaagaaagatgaagatggCAACCTGATTTTGCCAAAGCACACCACTCGAGAGTGCAGATTGCTAAAGCAAGCTACGACAGAAGACCCTTCAAATGACAAGGATCGGGACGATGACGACAGGGGGAAGAAGCCCGCTAGAGGTTATCCCACTGTGGAGAAAGTTCTGATGATTTTTGCAGATGTCGAATGCAAAAGAAATCTGCGGGTGTGGGCTGTATGGCCCACTCACGGCCCCACGGGCTAGTTACCCCTTTGGGGGTCTACCGGCGCAGGATCAGATGGTAGGGTTAGTGGCCTACTACCGAGGTTAGTGGTGGTACTCCTTTGCCACATAGGCACAGTCAACGGGTCTAGACCAGCGTCTACCGGGTGGTAGCCTGTTAGCTTTACCACCGCTGTGTATGGTGGTAGACTAAAGGGTCAGACCGTGCAAAACTTTAAACCAGAGTCATTTTATGCTAAACTCAATGTTACAATGTCAAAAACAATGTTTTTTTTAACATGAGTAATTCCAtgctaaaaacacaaaataaaaacagtgaTTTTGGGCTTTTGGCCCTCCCATGCGATTGATCGAAATGACATAACATTTGGGCCCGATTCTCTCTCAAAAAATAAACTGGGCCTGAGGAATCATGTATAGTCCAAATATCCAAGAGATTCCAAGGTCCTGTCTGGCCTTCTTCAACCCCACGCCGCGATCTCCCATCGTCCTCACTGAGACCGACCACTCGCCGTCGTCCCCttccgagcagcagcagcgcgcgCGCTCGCTCTTCGGCTTTGCCTCCTCGACTTGCTCCGCAGCTTCTGCTCCACCCCCGGCTATACGGCGCGCCTTGTCGGAGAACCTTCCTCGTTGACCTCCTCGCCTGGAGCCGCATCGCTTCTGCCGCGCTGGGCGCGGCGGCTAGCGCTACTGACTCCTGCTGGCCCTTCCCCCACCACTGGCCACCCCAACCCCACCTTTCCTCTTCTAAGACGAAACCAAGGGCCGCCACTGCGTCAGTCGATGGGAGATCGTGCCCCGCCGGCCGAGATTCGGTAAGGATCTGCACGCCCACCTGAAGACCTAGACCAAATTGCAGCCATGGAGCCGTCAGCTAAGGAAGATACGCAGCCGAAGCCGCGGCTCATCGTTCGCCTTGGCATATTCCTCGCTTCTCACCACATACTCTTCAGGTCTGCTCCCCATCTCTCCCTATTTAGCACCATGCTCAGTCATTTCCTTTTTCTTGTTCCACTGACAAAGTTCTTCGCCATTTTGTCGCCAGCGCCTTGTGCTGTTCCGCGGGCATTATCGCACTCCTCTTCCTCCCATCGCTTGCAAAGAACACATACCTCTCGGAGAACGCTCTTATACCTGGTACGCAATCTTCTTTTTCACCGTGGTTATTCAGATCCCCTGTACAATAAATTTGTAGTGGAGCGATCGGTACCTTAGCAAAATTAAGGGTTGAGTATGATATACCCGAGTGGCTTCCCATGGTTATGATTCAATAGTGAAGGCAAACCATCCATATCCACCGCGTCAAGTATTCATCTTATCGTGCTAGTGGCAATTTATCAGTTCATATGTTCATGTAACGCAAGCAGCATATGGCCGTTCAAAGACGGAACATAATGTTGATTTGGAACCTTTGCATGTAGGCTCTGCAAATCCATTGTTCTCCAGCGAGGATGTCACGGAAGCTAACAAGTTTATCAAAGGAATTGAAGCTGCAGCTGGGGAATCAAGAGGAGGAATGTAGGTTATTCTATCTAAATCCCTTGTTCTATGTTCAACTTCCTTTTCTGACAACAGTGGGTTCATCCTTATTTTTATTATGCTGAATCTGCATCCTTGTTTGTACAAATGTATGGATAGATGTGTAATGTTCAATATTTCAAGCCTGCCATTAAAGCGTTTGTCATGATGAAATCTGTGATGGTTATTCCAACAATATATAGTAATTTTATTAATAAACATACGCATGGTATCCATGGAATTCTAAATTCGAAAGAGTAATGCTTGTAAACATACACAAAGAATCAATTTTTTCCATATGTTAGTTAAACTGAAGTTAAAGACATGCCAATTTCATATGGTGATATAACGCAAGTGAAGGGTGTCATACTAGATTGTCAAGAGTAAATAGTACAACCTCCGTCCAGAATTAACTGTCGCTGAAATGAGTGTATCTAGACGCGTTTCACTCATTTCAGCGACagttaattccggacggagggagtagttctttccTGTGTCAGCTTTAATGTACAGTTTTATTACAAATGTCGCGGGGAAATGCCAAAATTCCTAGTGCAACAAATGAAAGATCTGGGTGCAAAAGTGTGTTACCGCGAATTCCTCCCTCATAGCAAGCATTTTCAGCGACATGCCTGTGTCTGCTTTAATTCATAGTTCTTACCTGTGTCTGCTTTAATGTACAGTTTTATTACAAATGTCACAGGGAAATGTCAAAATTCATAGTGCAACAAATGAAAGATCTGGGTGCAGAAGTGTGTTACCACGAATTCCTCCCTCATAGCAAGCATTTTCATCCTCTGAAGTTCTTTACTTCCATGACAAACGATTTGGCAGTTCGACCCAATGGCACCTATTCCAACTCTGGAACTAATACAATTGGCATTATACGAGCTCCTAGGGGTGATGGAAAAGAAGCTATAGTATTGGTTACTCCTTACAATCCTCAGAAAGTTCAGGCAAATGAAGTATTATCACTCGCACTTGGTTTCTCTGTCTTCTCCCTCTTAAGTCGAGCTGCATGGCTGTCAAAGGATATTGTGTGGTTATCTGCAGACTCGCAATTTGGGGAGTACACCGCAGTCTCTGCATGGTTAAATCAGTACCATAACCCTATGTTTGTGGGTGGTGTTAAACATGAACCTGATGGTATTGCAGAAAAGGCTGAATTTACGGATTTCAAACGTGCTGGAACAATGGCTGCTGCTCTCATATTTAAAGTTGGGGAAACTAGGAACTATGGTGATAGAGATAGTGTTACAATGTACGCGGAGGCATCTAATGGCCAAATGCCAAACTTGGACCTTCTGAATGTGGTGCACTATCTAGCTGTTCATAGACAAGGTTTTCGTGTGAACATTGAGACAATTAGTTCGTTGTTGAGTTCTGCATGGCTTAGGGCTATTGCTGAAGTGATTCATACTCTTGGGAGTATATTGAGAAAAATAAATCCTGACTGGAAGCTTGATATTACTGCCTCTGATTATGTGGAGGGGACTGCCAACCTTGCTAGCTCTATTTATAATCAGGTAATTGGACTGGGTATTTTCCATTCTATCTTAAACAACACTAGCTTTTCAACTGAACCTAATCACTTCTTGTTGGGTTTTTGTTAAAGCAGGCTCTTGGAGTGCCCACTGGATCTCATGGTGCGTTCCGTGACTATCAAGTTGATGCCGTTTCTTTAGAATTTTCACCAACATTTTATATCAGAAATGAGAATGCCAAATCGTCATTTCTTGTAAGGGGTGGAAGGTCAGTTCTTACCGGGTTACTTCAGGATGCATTGCTATGAAATATTTCAAACGTCTTGTGATTATTGACATGTGTTGAATAGCTTAGTAAGAGGAAATATATAAGGTTAATGTTCTTGATTATCAGAGACAAGATAATTATAGACCCTGGAAGTTGTAACAATTAGCTATGGATCTTAAGACTTGGCCTGCTGATAACCTTACGCTGTTATAATAGGCCTGTTCAATTCCAAaggtttattttcatttttcagcAAAAGATGCCTACTCTACATTTTATACAGCGCATGATTGAAACATAGTTTATACTGATTTGTTCAGATATTCATTTGACATGCTGCTTTTTGTTCAGGTTACTTGAAGGTGTGGTACGTTCTGTGAACAATCTGCTCGAGAAGTTCCATCaatcatttttcctatatttcctCACAGCTCCGAGCAAGTTTATTTCAGTTGGTGTCTatatgattccttttgcactgcttGTGGCACCCCTCCCAATAGTTGCTGCTGCTCTTGCCGATGGCGGTAGAAAAAAGGGAGAATCAATCGATGCCAGTAAAACAAAGGGCAGTGCTGATAATCTCCCAACCGAGGTTGGATCATGGAAATGGCTTCAAGCTGCAAGAGTTCTGCTTGTTATCCAACTTTGGGCAGTGATTGTTTCACTACTACCGTACTATATCAGTCAAATTCCCGATGGTACACCAATACAAAGTTCAGTGATCTGGGTGGTGCTCGCCATTTTGACGTTGATCGTCCTATATGCCATGTTTGGTTCACCATACTCTGCTGGTGTTGAATGGAAACTTCTGAAGGCCACGATGATCACTTCAATCTCAATAGGGCTGGGGCTTATGTCGATAATAAATTTCGCTACTGCTCAGCTTGGGGCGTTGATTGTGATCCCAATGTGCCTGTTTTCTCGACCGCTGAAAGCACAGCTTGGTATGAGCTTCCTTCCACGGACAGTATTGTGTGCTTCAAATATACTTCTTGCCATCTTTGGTTTCCCTCCAGCTGCATTGTTGATTATGAAAGGGCTGTCCAAGGGGTCCTGGACGGTAGACCTTGGAGATTTCTGGGCGTCAATGGAGTTCTTGTGGGAATGGAGTAGCGCCACATATCTGTATCTGTTTCTTGTCCATCTTCCCTGCTGGCTTCTATGCATCCATGTCTTGCTGCATCCATGTCGCCAAGTGGGATCAAAGGTTAAGCGGGAGTAGATTGTTTGATCTGGGAATGTTTCAAGATCTAGAACAGTGTAACAGATGTGTCAATTTCTACGTTCTTCGGTTTGCTAACCTTTTTTATTATAAGAATTGCTTATTTTTTTCTGAGATGGAGGATCTACAGGCGACAGCAAGTGGGAGAAAATTGATCTGTCTTACAGTGTCAACTTTGCAAAACAATGTAAAACATTGCTGTTTGTAAGGATGCTGGATTGTTGTGGACGCATCACAACTTCACAAGTAGTCCAGAGATATGTGCAAAAGCGCAAATGGTGCATCCTCAGTGGGCTGTGCAAATACCAATGCTGTTCCTGAACTACCTGGTCTGATTTGAACCATGAAACTGTTTATATTGAACAGTGAATTTATTTTTAAGCATAACCTATCCTGGTTTTTAAAAGTGATTTTGTAGTTCATGATTTTCAAATTTAAACGGAAAACTCATTGGTGTAGGAAAACTTTCGAAATGATAACCTGCAAAACTGGAAGACATGAGAATTCATTCTTTTTTTTTACTGGAGCAACATTGATTCTGCATATCATATGACTGAAATTTATTGTCTcgcactccctctgtaaactagtataagagcgtttagattactaaaatagtttACATCATTCTTTGGCACCAACCAATCGTTTCAGATTTTTTTTGGGTCCCTTCTGAGACATAACCACTCCTCGAACCTTAAGACCGGTTCTTACCTCTAGGGTCTAAATTTTTTGTGAAAGAATTCATGTACATGGACATGTGGCCATTTTTGCTTTGCACAATGCTGA is from Triticum aestivum cultivar Chinese Spring chromosome 3A, IWGSC CS RefSeq v2.1, whole genome shotgun sequence and encodes:
- the LOC123061861 gene encoding glycosylphosphatidylinositol anchor attachment 1 protein isoform X1; the protein is MEPSAKEDTQPKPRLIVRLGIFLASHHILFSALCCSAGIIALLFLPSLAKNTYLSENALIPGSANPLFSSEDVTEANKFIKGIEAAAGESRGGMEMSKFIVQQMKDLGAEVCYHEFLPHSKHFHPLKFFTSMTNDLAVRPNGTYSNSGTNTIGIIRAPRGDGKEAIVLVTPYNPQKVQANEVLSLALGFSVFSLLSRAAWLSKDIVWLSADSQFGEYTAVSAWLNQYHNPMFVGGVKHEPDGIAEKAEFTDFKRAGTMAAALIFKVGETRNYGDRDSVTMYAEASNGQMPNLDLLNVVHYLAVHRQGFRVNIETISSLLSSAWLRAIAEVIHTLGSILRKINPDWKLDITASDYVEGTANLASSIYNQALGVPTGSHGAFRDYQVDAVSLEFSPTFYIRNENAKSSFLVRGGRLLEGVVRSVNNLLEKFHQSFFLYFLTAPSKFISVGVYMIPFALLVAPLPIVAAALADGGRKKGESIDASKTKGSADNLPTEVGSWKWLQAARVLLVIQLWAVIVSLLPYYISQIPDGTPIQSSVIWVVLAILTLIVLYAMFGSPYSAGVEWKLLKATMITSISIGLGLMSIINFATAQLGALIVIPMCLFSRPLKAQLGMSFLPRTVLCASNILLAIFGFPPAALLIMKGLSKGSWTVDLGDFWASMEFLWEWSSATYLYLFLVHLPCWLLCIHVLLHPCRQVGSKVKRE
- the LOC123061861 gene encoding glycosylphosphatidylinositol anchor attachment 1 protein isoform X2, which gives rise to MSKFIVQQMKDLGAEVCYHEFLPHSKHFHPLKFFTSMTNDLAVRPNGTYSNSGTNTIGIIRAPRGDGKEAIVLVTPYNPQKVQANEVLSLALGFSVFSLLSRAAWLSKDIVWLSADSQFGEYTAVSAWLNQYHNPMFVGGVKHEPDGIAEKAEFTDFKRAGTMAAALIFKVGETRNYGDRDSVTMYAEASNGQMPNLDLLNVVHYLAVHRQGFRVNIETISSLLSSAWLRAIAEVIHTLGSILRKINPDWKLDITASDYVEGTANLASSIYNQALGVPTGSHGAFRDYQVDAVSLEFSPTFYIRNENAKSSFLVRGGRLLEGVVRSVNNLLEKFHQSFFLYFLTAPSKFISVGVYMIPFALLVAPLPIVAAALADGGRKKGESIDASKTKGSADNLPTEVGSWKWLQAARVLLVIQLWAVIVSLLPYYISQIPDGTPIQSSVIWVVLAILTLIVLYAMFGSPYSAGVEWKLLKATMITSISIGLGLMSIINFATAQLGALIVIPMCLFSRPLKAQLGMSFLPRTVLCASNILLAIFGFPPAALLIMKGLSKGSWTVDLGDFWASMEFLWEWSSATYLYLFLVHLPCWLLCIHVLLHPCRQVGSKVKRE